GGCCCGCGATCCGGACCGCGAGCACGCCGAGGTCCTGACCCTGCTGGAGCGCCGCTGGTCGTCGCTCGCCCGCAAGCGCGACCCGCAGGCCAGTGCGTTCGCGTTCCTCGCGCGGCGCGGGTACACCGGGAACGTCATCTGGCCCGCCCTTCGGGAATTCATGGCGGATCGCCCGGTCGAGGAACCCGACGACGAACCGGACTGGGAAGGCGAGGAGTAGGGGCTGACGGTCAGGCGTTCAGGAGGCGGACCGCGCCGGGCCGGACCTCCACGTCCAGCCGTGTGACGGGCGTGCCCAGGTCGCCGTCCAGATGCACCCGCATGGGCCGGTTCCAGCGGACCGTGACCTGACGCGCCGCCGCGTGATGCGCCAGCGGGTGACCCAGGTGCGTGCCGCGCAGCACCCGCGCCAGCAGGCCCGTCAACTGCAGGCGAGACATCGGGCCACCCACGACGACGTTCAGCAGGCCGTCGCGCACGTCCGACTCCGGGCTGATCAGGAACCCGCCGCCGTAGCGGGTGCCGTTCATGACCGCCACGATCGCGCTGGGTCCGGCGTACAGCGTCACGCCGTCCGCGTCCACCGTCACGTCGGCCAGGGACAGGTCCTTCAGGGTCGCCACGGCGGACCACGCGTACCGCGCGAAGCCCTGCACCCGCGCCGGCACGCGGTCCATGTTCGTCGTGACGTCTGCGTCGAAACCCATGCCCAGGCCGTTCAGCAGCGTCCGCTCGGTCACCGTCCCGTCCGCGTGGTGCGCCCGGACCCACAGGGCGTCCACGGCGCGCGGCGTGAATGCCAGCCGGTCCAGCGCCTCGCCGAACGCGCCGGGCTTCAGGCCCAGCAGGCCCGCGAAGTCGTTCCCGGTGCCCAGCGGCAGGATTGCCAGGGGCCGCCCGGTCCCCACCACGGCCGGAAGGAGCGCGCCCACCGTGCCGTCCCCACCGACCGCCATCAGCGCCGTGCCGGGCGGCAGGGCCTGCACGCGCGCCAGGGCCAGCGCGGCGTTCTCCTCCTGAATCAGGGTGTGCGTCAGTCCGCGCCGCTCCAGTTCTGCACGCAGGCGCGGCCATTCCCGCGCCGCCAGTCCACCCCCCGCGTTCGGGTTCAGGACGACAGCCAGTTCCGGAAGGCCCGCCGCGCGGGAAGAGACGTCACTCACGATCCCAGCAGGATAGTACGGACTCCGGTTGAACGGTTTGTGCACACCGTTCAATCCGAGCGGACGCGAGAATGAGCGGCGTGGGTTCCGGGCGTGGAGTGAGCAACCCGGGGCTGTTCCGGGTGGTGAACGGAGCAGACGGAACCCATTCAAGCCCTGCGCCGCGCCCCACTGTCCCGCCTTGACCCGGTTCAGCGCGCAGCGGGGTTCACTTCATGTTCGGGTCGTCCTGCAGTTTGCGGGCCTCCATCTGCCCGACCATCTGCATCCACTCCTCGTCGTTCAGGTCGTCCGGGGTGCGGCCACTGGCCTGCAGCAGATCGCGCATCAGGGCCACCTCGCGGTCGGTGCTGGCCTGCTCGCCCAGTCGGCCACGGATCGCGGTATCGGAGATCATGCCACACCCTATGCCAGGAAGGACCAATACGCCTTCACGCGCCCACCAGCGTCCATTCACCAAAAAGAAGAGGGAGGCCCGGACGGCGCTCCCTCTCCGGCATTGTGTTCAGCTCAGACGATAGCGGGTTCCACGTACTCGCCGTACACGGTCTTCAGGATGTCCATCTGCTCGCCCAGCGTGCAGTACGCGTGCGCGCATTCCAGGAAGGCGGGCATGGAGTTCGCGCCGGTCACGGCGGTGTCGCGCAGGGCGTCCAGCGCCGCCTGGGCGCGGTTGGGGTCGCGTTCGCGGCGCACCTGCGCGAGCCGTTCGGCCTGCAGCACCTCGACCTGCGGGTCGATCAGCTGGATGGGCACCTCGACGGCGTCCTGCACGAAGTCGTTCACGCCGACCACGATGCGGTCCTTGGTCTCGACCTCGCGCTGGTAGCGGTACGCGGCCTCGGCCATCTCCAGCTGGAAGAAGCCGCTGTCGATCCCGGCCTCCACGCCGCCCATCAGGCGGATCTGCTCGATGTAGCCCATCGCGGCGGCCTCGATGTCGTTCGTGAGCTTCTCGACGTAGTAGCTGCCCGCCAGGGGGTCCACGACGCCCGCCACGCCGGTCTCGTACGCGATGATCTGCTGAGTGCGCAGCGCGATGGTCGCGGCTTCCTCGGTGGGCAGCGCCAGCGCCTCGTCGAAGGAGTCGGTGTGGAGGCTCTGCGTGCCGCCCAGCACGGCCGCCAGTGCCTGGATGGCGACGCGGGCGATGTTGTTCAGTGGCTGCTGCGCGGGCAGGGACACCCCGGCGGTCTGGGAGTGCGTGCGGAGCATCCAGGAGCGGGGGTTCTTCGCGCCGTAGTGGTCGCGCATCTGCCGCGCCCAGATGCGCCGCGCGGCGCGGAGCTTGGCGATCTCTTCGAAGAAGTCGTTGTGGATGTCCCAGAAGAAGCTGATGCGCGGCGCGAACTCGTCGATGTTCAGCCCGCGTTCCAGCGCCTTCTCCACGTAGTGGAAGCCGTCCGCGAGAGTGAACGCGAGTTCCTGCACGCCGGTCGCCCCGGCCTCGCGGATGTGGTAGCCGGACACGCTGATGAAGTTCCACTTGGGCAGGACCTTCGGGC
The Deinococcus sedimenti DNA segment above includes these coding regions:
- a CDS encoding diacylglycerol/lipid kinase family protein, encoding MSDVSSRAAGLPELAVVLNPNAGGGLAAREWPRLRAELERRGLTHTLIQEENAALALARVQALPPGTALMAVGGDGTVGALLPAVVGTGRPLAILPLGTGNDFAGLLGLKPGAFGEALDRLAFTPRAVDALWVRAHHADGTVTERTLLNGLGMGFDADVTTNMDRVPARVQGFARYAWSAVATLKDLSLADVTVDADGVTLYAGPSAIVAVMNGTRYGGGFLISPESDVRDGLLNVVVGGPMSRLQLTGLLARVLRGTHLGHPLAHHAAARQVTVRWNRPMRVHLDGDLGTPVTRLDVEVRPGAVRLLNA
- a CDS encoding methylmalonyl-CoA mutase family protein is translated as MKSKNEWMQSVYSPAAQKFPERKYNFKNLSDMEPEPIYTADDLKDWDAERDLGYPGEFPYTRGVQPSVYRGKLWTMRMFAGFGSAEQTNERFHALLKAGQTGLSTAFDLPTLMGYDSDHPFSKGEVGKCGVAVSSLADMEILFRGIDPTQVTTSMTINSPANAIWAMYIANAQKQGKDLGQVGGTIQNDILKEFIAQKEFIYPPAPSVKLVIDTFEWGPKVLPKWNFISVSGYHIREAGATGVQELAFTLADGFHYVEKALERGLNIDEFAPRISFFWDIHNDFFEEIAKLRAARRIWARQMRDHYGAKNPRSWMLRTHSQTAGVSLPAQQPLNNIARVAIQALAAVLGGTQSLHTDSFDEALALPTEEAATIALRTQQIIAYETGVAGVVDPLAGSYYVEKLTNDIEAAAMGYIEQIRLMGGVEAGIDSGFFQLEMAEAAYRYQREVETKDRIVVGVNDFVQDAVEVPIQLIDPQVEVLQAERLAQVRRERDPNRAQAALDALRDTAVTGANSMPAFLECAHAYCTLGEQMDILKTVYGEYVEPAIV